In a single window of the Cucumis melo cultivar AY chromosome 11, USDA_Cmelo_AY_1.0, whole genome shotgun sequence genome:
- the LOC103495941 gene encoding peroxidase 39, translated as MRMERLTFLVLATIVGLLSLIGSTQAQLKLGFYAKSCPKAEKIVLDFVHQHIHNAPSLAATFIRMHFHDCFVRGCDASVLINSTSNNQAEKDSQPNQTLRGFDFIDRVKSLLEDECPGVVSCADVLSLIARDTIVATGGPYWEVPTGRRDGVISRSSEALNDIPPPFGNLSTLQRLFANQGLDLKDLVLLSGAHTIGIAHCQSFSNRLYNFTGVGDQDPSLDPRYAANLKANKCRTPTANNKVEMDPGSRNTFDLSYYSLLLKRRGLFESDAALTTDATTLGLVQKLVEGPIEEFFAEFAASMEKMGRIKVKTGTEGEIRRKCAVVNNS; from the exons ATGAGAATGGAGAGGCTTACTTTTTTGGTGTTAGCCACTATAGTTGGTCTTCTAAGTCTGATAGGCTCCACTCAAGCTCAGCTAAAGCTTGGTTTCTATGCCAAAAGCTGCCCAAAAGCTGAGAAGATTGTACTAGATTTCGTTCACCAGCATATCCACAATGCCCCTTCATTGGCAGCAACTTTCATTAGAATGCACTTTCATGATTGCTTTGTCAGG GGTTGTGATGCATCTGTGCTCATAAACTCCACCTCAAATAACCAAGCTGAGAAGGATTCTCAACCAAATCAAACACTCAGAGGCTTTGACTTCATTGATAGAGTCAAAAGCTTACTTGAAGATGAATGCCCTGGAGTGGTCTCTTGCGCAGATGTTCTTTCCTTGATTGCAAGAGATACCATTGTAGCCACA GGAGGACCTTACTGGGAAGTTCCAACTGGCCGAAGAGATGGAGTGATCTCAAGATCAAGTGAAGCTTTGAATGACATTCCTCCTCCATTTGGAAACTTGTCCACGCTCCAAAGACTTTTCGCAAACCAAGGGCTTGATCTAAAAGACTTGGTGTTACTATCTG GCGCTCACACAATCGGCATAGCACACTGCCAATCATTCAGCAATCGACTCTACAATTTCACCGGGGTCGGAGACCAAGATCCCTCTCTAGACCCAAGATACGCCGCTAATCTGAAGGCTAACAAATGCAGAACTCCCACCGCCAACAACAAAGTGGAAATGGACCCAGGAAGTCGCAACACTTTTGACCTTAGCTACTATTCTCTTCTACTAAAAAGGAGGGGCCTCTTCGAATCCGATGCTGCTCTGACAACAGACGCAACTACATTGGGTTTAGTTCAGAAACTGGTAGAAGGACCCATTGAAGAATTCTTCGCTGAATTTGCAGCATCCATGGAGAAAATGGGTCGGATTAAAGTGAAAACTGGAACTGAAGGTGAAATCAGAAGGAAATGCGCTGTGGTGAATAATAGTTGA
- the LOC103496034 gene encoding uncharacterized protein LOC103496034 codes for MIDKLCEKFKFKQYKSSLYNTAANGLAEAFNKTLCNLLKKIVFKSKKDLEERIGEGLWAYRTTHCTLTGVTPYSLVYGVEVVLPLEREISSLRMAEQERLTTEDNVKLCLQELEVRD; via the coding sequence ATGATAGATAAATTATGtgaaaaattcaagttcaagcAATACAAGTCATCTCTGTATAACACAGCTGCGAATGGCCTAGCAGAAGCATTCAATAAAACGTTATGCAATCTTCTGAAGAAAATTGTCTTCAAGTCGAAAAAGGATTTGGAAGAAAGAATCGGTGAAGGATTGTGGGCTTATCGAACCACTCATTGCACTCTTACAGGGGTTACACCATATTCGCTCGTTTATGGTGTAGAGGTTGTCCTTCCCCTTGAAAGAGAAATCTCATCATTAAGAATGGCAGAACAAGAGAGGTTGACTACCGAAGACAATGTCAAGTTATgtcttcaagagttagaagtaCGCGATTAA